The following proteins are co-located in the Candidatus Methylomirabilis sp. genome:
- a CDS encoding TIGR01777 family oxidoreductase, which yields MTQLHVLVTGSTGFIGSTLVPFLAAGGHRITRLVRATPEHEIAEVRWDPEAGVMDTARLEGLDAVVHLAGENIATGRWTTEKKAKIRDSRVGGTRLLCDSLAGLKQPPRVLVCASATGYYGDRGDEVLTEESTMGTGFLAGVCAEWEAAAKPAVQKGIRVVHLRFGMVASGAGGALAKLLPPFKMGLGGVLGTGHQYISWIALDDLLGVIAHALTTEALQGPVNAVTPNPVTNQEFTRTLGRIIGRFTLFSMPATAAHLAFGEMADEVLLASQRVQPTRLLATGYRFRYPDLEGALRHSLGH from the coding sequence ATGACACAGTTGCACGTCCTCGTCACAGGATCGACCGGATTCATAGGTTCGACGCTGGTTCCGTTTCTTGCGGCCGGCGGACATCGTATCACGCGCCTGGTTCGTGCCACTCCTGAGCACGAGATTGCAGAGGTTCGTTGGGACCCTGAGGCGGGAGTGATGGATACCGCCCGCCTTGAGGGGCTGGATGCGGTGGTCCATCTTGCGGGAGAAAACATTGCGACCGGAAGGTGGACGACTGAGAAGAAAGCGAAGATCCGCGACAGCCGGGTGGGCGGCACCAGGTTGCTCTGCGACTCGCTCGCCGGGCTGAAGCAGCCGCCAAGGGTGCTGGTGTGCGCGTCGGCCACCGGCTATTACGGCGATCGTGGTGATGAGGTGCTTACAGAGGAAAGTACCATGGGAACCGGCTTTCTCGCCGGAGTCTGCGCTGAATGGGAGGCAGCGGCCAAGCCTGCCGTCCAAAAAGGGATCCGCGTTGTTCATCTCCGCTTCGGGATGGTGGCCAGCGGAGCCGGTGGGGCGTTAGCGAAGCTGCTCCCACCCTTCAAAATGGGCCTCGGAGGGGTACTGGGGACGGGACACCAATACATAAGCTGGATCGCCTTGGATGACCTCTTGGGTGTGATTGCGCACGCCCTTACAACTGAGGCGCTCCAGGGTCCGGTCAATGCGGTGACGCCGAATCCGGTGACCAATCAGGAATTCACGCGGACATTGGGGCGGATTATCGGCCGATTCACCCTGTTTTCAATGCCTGCCACCGCAGCGCATCTCGCTTTTGGGGAGATGGCTGATGAAGTGCTGCTGGCCAGTCAGCGCGTCCAGCCTACCCGGCTGCTGGCCACAGGGTATCGCTTCCGCTACCCTGATCTCGAAGGCGCGCTTCGACACTCGCTTGGGCATTAA
- a CDS encoding NAD-dependent epimerase/dehydratase family protein — MEPGTVILTGCAGFIGCKVAELLLRTGHLVVGIDNLNDAYDVRLKQWRLKQILHYPGFQLHQLDISDRAALSEPFEAACGPYGRGPVAVINLAARAGVRQSVEDPWVYYDTNVTGTLNLLDLCRKRGINKFVLASTSSLYGQGNPMPYREDANTDAPLSPYAASKKAAEALCYTYHYLYGIDVTVLRYFTVYGPAGRPDMSLFRFVQWISEGHSVLVYGDGQQSRDFTYVDDIARGTIAGLKPLGYEVINLGSDTPIVLIEAIRLIETFLGKKAEIVHTPRHPADVQATWAEISKAKQLLGWQPQSTFQDGVDALVRWYQANREWAMHVSTG, encoded by the coding sequence TTGGAACCAGGAACGGTTATCCTGACAGGTTGTGCGGGCTTTATCGGCTGCAAGGTCGCCGAGTTGCTTCTCCGGACCGGTCACCTCGTCGTCGGGATCGATAACCTTAACGACGCCTATGATGTCAGGCTTAAGCAGTGGCGCCTCAAACAGATCCTCCACTACCCCGGCTTTCAGCTCCACCAACTCGACATCAGCGATCGGGCAGCTTTAAGCGAGCCCTTTGAGGCAGCATGTGGACCCTATGGTCGCGGTCCAGTCGCCGTTATCAACTTGGCTGCCCGCGCCGGCGTACGCCAATCCGTTGAAGACCCCTGGGTGTACTACGACACCAACGTCACCGGAACGCTCAACCTCTTAGACCTCTGCCGGAAACGCGGCATCAATAAGTTTGTTCTCGCCTCTACCTCCAGCCTGTACGGTCAGGGTAATCCAATGCCCTACCGGGAAGACGCAAATACCGACGCCCCCCTTTCGCCCTACGCCGCTTCCAAAAAGGCCGCTGAAGCTCTCTGCTATACCTATCATTATTTGTACGGAATCGATGTGACGGTGCTGCGGTATTTCACCGTCTACGGCCCCGCCGGGCGACCCGATATGAGCCTCTTTCGCTTCGTGCAGTGGATCAGCGAAGGGCACTCAGTGCTGGTGTATGGCGACGGCCAACAATCCCGGGACTTCACCTACGTAGACGATATCGCGAGAGGCACGATCGCCGGCCTCAAACCGCTCGGGTATGAGGTCATTAACCTCGGCTCCGATACGCCGATCGTCCTGATCGAGGCAATCCGACTTATCGAAACATTCCTCGGGAAGAAAGCAGAGATTGTACACACACCCCGTCATCCAGCCGACGTGCAGGCCACATGGGCGGAGATCAGTAAGGCCAAGCAATTGCTGGGCTGGCAACCGCAATCAACATTCCAGGATGGCGTTGACGCGCTGGTGCGATGGTATCAAGCCAATCGTGAGTGGGCGATGCATGTGTCAACAGGGTAA
- a CDS encoding SDR family oxidoreductase — MANVLIAGCGYIGTALGSLLAAEGHTVWGLRRHPDTLPPDIRPVAADLTSPETLQTLPSIVDWMFYTAAPDTHDDAAYRAVYVEGVRNLLHALTLQQAHPRRVFLTSSTGVYGESSGAWVDETSSTKPTEFAGMRLLEGERLLLEGPFPTTVLRLGGLYGPGRASLIERVRRGEITWGNDESPVYFNRIHRNDAAGALRHLMMLSNPDPIYLGVDHEPTTLAVLLDWLAATLGVPPTRPSESASPRTPRHPANKRCRNAKLLASGYVFRYPTFREGYTALLTLPLPK, encoded by the coding sequence ATGGCGAACGTTCTTATAGCTGGCTGTGGTTATATCGGAACGGCGCTGGGCTCTCTGCTCGCGGCTGAGGGACATACCGTCTGGGGACTGCGTCGCCATCCCGACACGCTTCCGCCTGACATTCGACCAGTTGCGGCCGACCTGACCTCGCCCGAGACACTTCAGACACTACCGTCAATAGTTGATTGGATGTTCTATACGGCTGCGCCCGATACTCATGACGATGCGGCCTACCGGGCAGTCTATGTGGAGGGAGTGCGAAACCTGCTCCACGCGCTTACCTTGCAGCAGGCACATCCCCGGCGTGTCTTCCTCACATCGAGTACGGGGGTCTATGGGGAGTCTTCGGGGGCCTGGGTAGACGAGACGTCTTCCACTAAACCGACTGAGTTCGCAGGGATGCGTCTCCTCGAAGGCGAGCGTCTCCTGCTGGAGGGCCCTTTCCCGACCACCGTATTACGCTTGGGCGGCCTCTACGGTCCTGGCCGCGCCTCGCTGATCGAGCGGGTGCGTCGAGGCGAGATTACATGGGGCAATGATGAGTCGCCCGTCTATTTTAACCGCATTCACCGGAATGACGCTGCCGGGGCTCTGCGCCATCTGATGATGCTGTCGAACCCGGACCCAATCTACCTTGGGGTCGATCACGAACCAACCACGCTGGCCGTGCTCCTTGACTGGCTGGCTGCAACACTTGGCGTGCCGCCGACTCGGCCGAGTGAATCTGCCTCGCCTCGAACGCCTCGTCATCCCGCCAACAAGCGTTGTCGCAACGCCAAGCTTCTCGCCTCCGGCTACGTCTTCCGCTATCCGACCTTCCGCGAGGGCTATACGGCCCTGCTTACCCTACCTCTACCAAAGTAG
- a CDS encoding carboxypeptidase-like regulatory domain-containing protein, protein MKWAGLRLMALILVGCATAQIAEQRVVSGRITDQQGRPVPGTPVLVVGRRLDLTTKFDYTELDRRELRVLTADDGRYRAEFIPDELGNNLYLFFYAEKGFDGVRFQRPDGIDITKRLKESRELRLDQVLLDHPQWKEVQRQIAQFGADSAKGKILRQLGLPERIDRGTSDQFAETWWYYKKGISYRFVGSAVEGSYTFQPIQGVLPLPPTK, encoded by the coding sequence ATGAAGTGGGCAGGTCTGAGACTTATGGCGTTGATCCTTGTAGGATGCGCAACGGCCCAGATTGCGGAACAACGGGTCGTCAGCGGCCGGATCACCGATCAACAGGGTCGGCCTGTACCGGGGACGCCCGTGCTGGTGGTAGGACGGCGGCTTGATTTGACCACGAAGTTTGACTATACGGAACTCGACCGACGGGAGTTGAGGGTCCTGACTGCCGACGACGGCCGGTACAGGGCCGAGTTCATTCCCGACGAACTCGGGAATAACCTTTACCTGTTCTTCTATGCCGAAAAGGGATTCGATGGCGTCCGGTTTCAAAGGCCGGACGGGATCGATATCACCAAGCGGTTGAAGGAGAGCAGAGAGCTGAGGTTGGATCAAGTGCTGCTCGACCATCCGCAATGGAAGGAAGTACAGCGACAGATCGCGCAGTTTGGTGCGGATTCGGCCAAAGGAAAGATTCTGCGTCAATTGGGCCTTCCGGAACGGATCGACCGCGGGACCAGCGATCAATTTGCGGAGACGTGGTGGTATTATAAGAAGGGAATCAGCTATCGCTTTGTCGGCTCTGCGGTCGAGGGATCGTATACCTTCCAGCCCATCCAAGGCGTGCTGCCGCTTCCCCCCACGAAGTAG
- a CDS encoding nucleotide sugar dehydrogenase, with product MTSLVPHLKERIGRRDYTVGVIGLGYVGLPAVLRFGEVGFRVLGFDIDPDKVKRINAGESYIRHLPEDRVASLVGSGRFEATSDFTRLKEADAIVICVPTPLTRHRNPDLQYVIQTADAIARTLRTGQLICLESTTYPGTTEEILQPRFEATGLRVGRDFFLVFSPEREDPGNAHFGLATIPKVLGGVSDACGELGETLYRTIVPTVVRVASPKEAEMTKLLENIYRAVNIALVNELKMLSDRMGIDIWEVIDAAATKPFGFQAFYPGPGLGGHCIPIDPFYLTWKAREYGMATHFIEVAGEINHAMPAWVVGKVVEALNGRGKSLHGASLLVLGVAYKKDIDDQRESPALEILTLLRQQGAQVNYADPHVPRCYGHRHYPDLDLTALPLTAETLQAQDVVILVTNHSAFDLDLIRQHAHLIVDTRNAFKGIPPDKVVRA from the coding sequence ATGACATCGCTCGTCCCGCATCTGAAGGAACGTATCGGACGGCGAGACTATACGGTCGGCGTCATCGGCCTGGGGTATGTCGGGTTGCCGGCCGTGTTACGTTTCGGGGAGGTGGGCTTTCGCGTCCTGGGCTTTGACATCGATCCTGACAAAGTGAAGCGAATCAATGCCGGCGAGAGCTACATCCGGCATCTCCCGGAAGATCGGGTGGCCTCCCTGGTCGGATCGGGTCGGTTTGAAGCCACCTCCGACTTCACCCGCCTCAAAGAGGCCGATGCGATTGTCATCTGTGTTCCCACACCACTGACGCGCCATCGAAATCCAGACCTCCAGTACGTCATACAGACCGCCGACGCCATTGCTCGCACACTGCGGACCGGCCAACTCATCTGTCTGGAGAGCACCACCTACCCCGGCACCACTGAGGAGATCCTTCAGCCCCGCTTTGAGGCAACGGGTCTTCGGGTAGGGCGGGACTTCTTTCTTGTCTTCTCGCCTGAGCGGGAAGACCCGGGCAACGCACACTTCGGCTTGGCCACCATCCCCAAGGTCCTCGGTGGGGTGTCGGATGCCTGTGGGGAATTAGGCGAAACGCTCTACAGAACGATTGTACCCACCGTAGTGCGAGTCGCCTCTCCCAAGGAAGCCGAAATGACCAAGCTCCTGGAGAATATCTACCGAGCGGTCAACATCGCACTAGTGAATGAGCTCAAGATGCTCTCGGACCGGATGGGGATCGACATCTGGGAGGTCATCGATGCTGCTGCCACCAAGCCTTTTGGCTTTCAGGCCTTTTATCCCGGACCGGGTTTGGGGGGCCACTGCATCCCCATCGACCCCTTCTATCTCACCTGGAAAGCCCGCGAGTACGGCATGGCCACCCACTTCATCGAGGTGGCCGGCGAGATCAACCATGCCATGCCGGCCTGGGTGGTGGGAAAGGTCGTGGAGGCGCTGAACGGTCGGGGTAAGTCGCTGCATGGCGCCAGCCTCCTGGTCCTGGGTGTGGCGTACAAAAAGGATATCGACGATCAGCGGGAAAGCCCGGCCCTCGAGATCCTGACGCTACTGCGGCAACAGGGAGCCCAGGTGAATTACGCCGATCCCCACGTCCCCCGGTGCTACGGTCACCGTCACTATCCCGACCTTGACCTGACCGCTCTCCCCCTGACGGCCGAGACCCTTCAGGCGCAGGATGTGGTCATCCTCGTGACGAACCACTCGGCGTTTGACCTCGATCTGATCCGCCAGCACGCCCATCTGATCGTCGATACGCGCAACGCCTTCAAGGGCATCCCCCCAGACAAAGTCGTCAGGGCGTAA
- the uvrA gene encoding excinuclease ABC subunit UvrA, with translation MASNKILIRGAREHNLQSIDLEIPRDKLVVITGVSGSGKSSLAFDTIYAEGQRRYVESLSTYARQFLEQMDKPDVDLIEGLSPAISIEQKTTSKNPRSTVATVTEIYDYLRLLFARVGKPHCYTCGKPIASQTIQQIVDQVLALPDGSKFQVLAPVVRGRKGEYRQVFADLRRQGFVRVRVDGKLRELEESIDLDKNKKHTIEVVVDRLILKTDIRKRLADSLETALKLSEGIVTVNLLEPLKDLIFSERLACIDCGVSYPEISPRIFSFNNPHGACPTCDGLGTKLDGRMEDLPGILEPWHGGPNIHYLDRRYKETSSSKVREEIENYVKRLASIRPCPTCQGARLRRESLAIKVDGKSIADVTRYSVKAGLQFFQDLQLGEKDREIARRILKELRERLTFLVNVGLDYLTLDRTAATLAGGEAQRIRLATQIGSSLVGVLYILDEPSIGLHQRDNARLLDTLKRLRDLGNTVLVVEHDEETIRDADYVIDLGPGAGVSGGRVVAYGSPRDIIRHKSSLTGQYLSGRLAIPVPALRRRGNGLVLTIVGAREHNLKNIEVEIPLGVLTCVTGVSGSGKSTLVNEILRRALDHRLYGSRERPGAHDKILGAEHIDKVIDIDQSPIGRTPRSNPATYTGVFSFIRELYALVPESRIRGYKPGRFSFNVKGGRCEACQGDGLIQIEMHFLPDVHVTCEVCKGARYNRETLEIIYKGKSIADVLNMTVEEALAFFQPVPKIKEKLQTLFDVGLGYIKLGQSATTLSGGEAQRVKLSRELSKRGTGQTLYILDEPTTGLHFHDISQLLEVLHRLTDVGNTVLVIEHNLEVIKTADWIIDLGPEGGDDGGRVVAAGQPEEVAAHPTSYTGQFLKRML, from the coding sequence ATGGCAAGCAACAAGATTCTGATTCGTGGCGCGCGAGAGCACAACCTTCAGTCGATTGATCTGGAGATCCCCCGGGACAAGCTCGTGGTGATCACCGGCGTCTCCGGCTCCGGGAAGTCGTCGCTGGCCTTCGACACCATCTATGCCGAGGGGCAGCGCCGCTACGTGGAGTCGCTGTCTACCTACGCCCGTCAGTTTCTGGAACAGATGGATAAACCGGACGTGGACCTGATTGAGGGACTGTCGCCGGCGATCTCCATCGAGCAGAAGACCACCAGCAAAAACCCCCGTTCGACCGTCGCGACGGTAACCGAGATCTACGATTACCTCCGGCTCCTGTTTGCCCGTGTGGGTAAGCCGCACTGTTACACCTGCGGCAAGCCGATTGCATCCCAGACGATACAGCAGATCGTAGACCAGGTGCTGGCGCTGCCGGATGGCAGCAAGTTCCAGGTTCTCGCCCCGGTCGTACGAGGGCGAAAGGGGGAGTACCGTCAGGTCTTTGCCGATCTGCGTCGGCAGGGGTTCGTCCGTGTTCGTGTCGACGGCAAGCTTCGGGAACTTGAGGAGTCGATCGATCTGGATAAAAACAAGAAGCACACGATCGAGGTTGTGGTGGATCGGCTCATCCTGAAGACGGATATTCGAAAACGGCTGGCCGATTCGCTCGAGACCGCGCTCAAACTCAGCGAGGGGATTGTGACCGTCAACCTCCTCGAGCCGTTGAAAGATCTGATCTTCTCCGAGCGGCTCGCCTGCATCGACTGTGGCGTCAGCTATCCAGAAATCAGCCCTCGCATCTTCTCTTTCAATAATCCGCACGGGGCTTGTCCCACGTGCGATGGCCTGGGTACGAAGCTGGACGGACGGATGGAAGATCTGCCAGGCATCCTGGAGCCGTGGCACGGGGGTCCGAACATCCACTATCTGGACCGCCGTTATAAGGAGACATCCTCTTCCAAGGTACGGGAGGAGATTGAGAACTACGTCAAGCGGTTGGCCAGCATTCGCCCATGCCCGACGTGCCAAGGGGCGCGCCTGCGGCGGGAATCACTGGCCATCAAGGTAGACGGCAAGTCGATCGCGGATGTGACGCGGTATTCGGTCAAGGCGGGGCTACAGTTCTTCCAGGACCTGCAACTCGGCGAGAAAGACCGTGAGATCGCCCGCCGCATCCTGAAGGAGCTGCGGGAGCGTCTGACATTCCTCGTGAACGTCGGCCTCGATTACCTGACCCTGGACCGAACGGCGGCCACCCTGGCGGGCGGGGAGGCGCAGCGAATCCGCCTGGCGACGCAGATCGGCAGTTCGCTGGTCGGTGTCCTGTACATCCTGGATGAACCCAGCATCGGCCTGCATCAACGGGACAATGCCCGCCTCCTGGATACCTTGAAGCGGCTCCGCGATCTGGGGAACACCGTCCTGGTCGTCGAGCACGACGAAGAGACGATCCGCGATGCCGACTACGTCATCGATCTGGGTCCGGGGGCAGGGGTTTCCGGTGGGCGAGTCGTCGCGTACGGGAGCCCCCGTGACATCATCCGACATAAGAGTTCGCTGACCGGTCAGTACCTGTCGGGGCGTCTGGCGATCCCTGTTCCTGCCCTTCGACGGCGAGGGAACGGCCTCGTCCTTACCATCGTTGGGGCGCGTGAACATAATCTCAAGAATATTGAGGTGGAGATTCCCCTGGGCGTGTTGACCTGCGTAACCGGTGTGTCCGGTTCCGGGAAGAGCACCCTGGTCAACGAGATCCTGCGGCGGGCGCTCGATCACCGACTCTACGGCTCTCGGGAGCGACCGGGAGCGCACGATAAGATTCTTGGCGCCGAGCATATCGACAAGGTGATCGACATCGATCAATCGCCCATCGGCCGCACCCCACGCAGCAACCCTGCTACCTATACGGGTGTCTTCAGTTTCATTAGGGAGCTGTACGCGCTGGTTCCGGAATCGCGCATTCGAGGCTACAAGCCCGGCCGCTTCAGCTTCAATGTCAAGGGCGGCCGATGTGAGGCCTGTCAGGGCGATGGGCTGATCCAGATCGAAATGCACTTCCTTCCCGACGTCCACGTCACCTGTGAGGTCTGCAAGGGGGCGCGCTACAACCGGGAGACGCTGGAGATTATCTATAAGGGCAAGAGTATTGCCGATGTGTTGAATATGACCGTAGAAGAGGCGCTGGCCTTCTTCCAACCCGTCCCCAAGATCAAGGAAAAACTTCAGACTCTTTTTGATGTCGGCCTGGGTTATATCAAACTGGGCCAGTCGGCCACAACGCTCTCGGGCGGTGAGGCGCAACGGGTCAAGTTGTCGCGGGAACTCAGCAAACGAGGGACCGGCCAGACCTTATATATCTTGGATGAGCCAACCACCGGGCTGCACTTCCATGATATCAGCCAACTTCTGGAGGTCCTACACCGTCTGACCGATGTCGGCAATACCGTCCTGGTGATCGAGCACAACCTGGAGGTGATCAAGACGGCCGACTGGATTATCGATCTGGGGCCGGAGGGTGGGGATGATGGAGGGCGGGTCGTCGCGGCAGGACAGCCGGAGGAGGTGGCCGCCCATCCGACCTCCTACACCGGCCAGTTTCTCAAGCGGATGCTTTGA
- a CDS encoding peptidase U32 family protein — MVKLLAPGGTQAMALAVLEAGADAVYVGPAGWSRRPPEDELHDEEIREINEFARSRGQEVKVALNSVPGPQEISLLFQKIEKYIDWGLSSFILNDIGCIRQLHQRFPGVNIHASVTCAVCNREDLRFYQEIGADFVILSYRWGVEVDQIRAIKAEVPVGIEVFLFTSLQEGIICPGRCTMSSYLRFERWVDSEGKDHCFGSSNRGGSCYRVCQAGWDLDRTNGSPTKRLGLKSSPSLILHELPDYVEAGVDYLKIPGREHPDGVMRDITRFYRKVLDEVQASPASVEIEHFVPEWEQLKYRWKVERVQRDRFRIWRAGQSDA, encoded by the coding sequence TGCCGTCTATGTGGGTCCCGCGGGCTGGAGCCGGAGACCTCCCGAGGATGAACTCCACGATGAGGAGATCCGCGAGATCAACGAGTTTGCGCGGAGCAGGGGGCAGGAGGTGAAGGTCGCGCTGAACAGCGTGCCTGGTCCGCAGGAAATCTCCCTCCTGTTCCAGAAGATCGAGAAATACATCGACTGGGGTCTGTCGAGCTTCATCCTCAACGATATCGGGTGCATCAGACAACTTCACCAGCGTTTTCCGGGAGTGAATATCCACGCCAGCGTGACGTGTGCCGTCTGCAACCGGGAGGACCTGCGGTTCTACCAGGAGATCGGCGCCGACTTCGTCATCCTCTCCTATCGATGGGGCGTAGAGGTCGACCAGATCCGCGCGATCAAGGCAGAGGTGCCGGTCGGCATCGAGGTCTTCCTCTTTACGTCGCTTCAGGAGGGGATCATCTGCCCAGGCCGGTGCACGATGAGCAGTTACCTCCGCTTCGAGCGATGGGTAGACTCCGAAGGGAAAGACCATTGCTTTGGCAGCTCCAATCGCGGGGGGAGCTGCTATCGGGTCTGCCAGGCCGGATGGGATCTCGACCGCACGAATGGGTCTCCAACGAAGCGGCTGGGCCTCAAAAGCAGCCCGTCACTCATTCTCCACGAACTGCCGGACTACGTCGAGGCGGGGGTCGATTACCTGAAGATCCCGGGACGGGAGCACCCGGATGGGGTGATGCGGGATATTACCAGGTTTTACCGGAAGGTGCTCGACGAGGTCCAAGCTTCCCCAGCCTCTGTTGAGATAGAACACTTTGTGCCGGAATGGGAGCAGTTGAAGTACAGATGGAAAGTCGAGCGAGTCCAGCGCGACCGCTTCCGTATCTGGCGGGCCGGGCAGTCAGACGCCTGA
- a CDS encoding PEP/pyruvate-binding domain-containing protein has product MESRASPARPLPYLAGRAVRRLRNMTGRFRIIDLQDVREGDLPRVGRKALHLGVMMRAGFTVPRGFVIPTAACEEAIRSSGEQIELDEQLQAAIVAAYRARGFQRVAVRSSATLEDLRHASFAGIYTTRVNVASEVELIQAVVECLRSLRAPRTALYRQQVSLEENGCGRGMAVLVQEMVEAEVSGVIYTLNPVTFSRDECVVNAVFGLGEPLVSGLVPGDTFRVDRKGQVLETRIVAKDATLTPTQLCGLVDVGIALETLFGHPQDIEFAIAGRQTHILQSRPISATSDSLERKAARYRQMEIDRLRRRIAGLRRKGKLTCGEAIYSDGNIAEILPTPTPMSFGIFTTIFSDEGGIQLGRRRLGYTLADETSEGLFELICGHPYFNLELDAKTFQVDFPLDITAYLNQVKAEPHLANYPEIGLYQQELTLDEAVGRFGPDKGRKYHDRFLEFLSGMIRWGEAYHTQFSDTIEPELQSYLTREEPVALTGLSCGEIIAKLQGYLDHLRWSTAVHYVVAARLGFFFTDRVKRQLQGWFGLEADGLIEKLLHGLERSKIGREEIDLLRLAQKEMSREEFLATYGHLAANELEIAMPRMADDSQSLERLLRKAVATDYHPTVESFQQVERRERAEAEVRNRMAQSGASRLDIRTLFKNLEYAQRYLPFRETIKYYLVAEYALIRRALMVLGRKLELEPDEVFYLFPTELPELLSDLKRARDTIQVRRKEREIALLFARRKWMPRVIFENSLEEIGRPPRLDTSQEFQAVPVSSGEAVGRVRIIDPDRLDSLSNGNGLQAHDVIVVPAVSLGMFLHIRGVAGLVMETGGILAHGACLARESGVPAVILENASLLLPDKSQVRIDGSSGKVSLLNCPISPERP; this is encoded by the coding sequence ATGGAAAGTCGAGCGAGTCCAGCGCGACCGCTTCCGTATCTGGCGGGCCGGGCAGTCAGACGCCTGAGAAACATGACGGGGCGATTCCGCATCATCGATCTTCAGGATGTTCGGGAGGGTGATCTGCCCCGTGTCGGGCGGAAGGCCCTGCACCTGGGTGTGATGATGCGGGCTGGCTTCACGGTGCCAAGAGGGTTCGTCATCCCCACCGCCGCCTGTGAAGAGGCGATACGATCTTCCGGTGAACAGATCGAACTCGATGAGCAGTTGCAGGCGGCGATTGTTGCAGCCTATCGGGCAAGAGGGTTTCAGCGGGTAGCGGTGCGAAGCTCGGCGACCTTGGAAGACCTCCGCCATGCCAGCTTTGCCGGTATCTACACGACGCGCGTCAATGTCGCCTCCGAAGTGGAACTGATCCAGGCTGTTGTGGAGTGCCTCCGCTCCTTGCGGGCGCCACGCACTGCCTTGTATAGGCAGCAGGTGAGCCTGGAAGAGAACGGCTGCGGGCGGGGCATGGCCGTCCTCGTGCAGGAGATGGTGGAGGCTGAGGTCTCGGGCGTCATCTACACCCTGAACCCGGTCACCTTCAGCCGAGACGAGTGCGTCGTCAACGCCGTATTCGGTCTTGGCGAGCCGCTGGTGTCTGGCCTGGTGCCGGGGGATACGTTCCGCGTAGATCGAAAGGGCCAGGTGCTGGAGACGCGAATCGTCGCAAAGGATGCGACGCTCACGCCGACCCAGCTCTGCGGCCTTGTTGATGTCGGTATTGCCCTGGAGACGCTCTTCGGTCATCCCCAGGATATCGAGTTTGCCATCGCCGGACGGCAGACCCACATCTTGCAGAGCCGACCCATCTCGGCCACGAGCGATTCGCTTGAACGCAAGGCGGCACGGTATCGGCAGATGGAGATCGACCGGCTACGCCGTCGGATCGCCGGGTTGAGACGAAAAGGGAAGCTCACCTGCGGCGAGGCGATCTATAGCGACGGCAACATCGCCGAAATTCTGCCCACGCCAACGCCCATGAGCTTCGGAATCTTCACGACGATCTTCAGTGATGAGGGCGGCATTCAGCTTGGCCGCCGCCGGCTTGGATATACACTCGCTGACGAGACCTCCGAAGGGCTGTTCGAGCTCATCTGTGGCCATCCCTACTTCAACCTTGAGTTGGATGCGAAGACGTTCCAGGTCGACTTTCCCCTCGATATCACGGCATATCTAAACCAGGTGAAGGCCGAACCGCACCTGGCCAATTATCCTGAGATCGGGCTCTATCAGCAGGAGTTGACCCTTGATGAGGCCGTAGGGAGATTCGGTCCAGATAAGGGCAGAAAGTACCACGACCGCTTTCTCGAATTTCTAAGCGGGATGATAAGGTGGGGGGAGGCATATCACACGCAATTCTCGGACACAATAGAACCGGAACTCCAAAGCTACCTGACCAGGGAGGAACCGGTTGCGCTGACAGGGCTTTCATGTGGGGAGATCATTGCGAAGCTCCAAGGCTACCTGGATCACCTGAGGTGGTCGACTGCCGTACATTACGTCGTCGCGGCGAGACTTGGTTTCTTCTTCACCGACAGGGTGAAGCGGCAACTACAGGGTTGGTTTGGTCTGGAAGCCGATGGGTTGATCGAGAAGCTGCTGCATGGACTCGAGCGAAGCAAGATCGGTCGGGAAGAGATCGACCTGTTAAGGCTTGCGCAAAAGGAGATGTCGCGCGAGGAGTTCCTCGCGACGTATGGCCATCTAGCCGCGAATGAACTGGAGATTGCGATGCCTCGTATGGCTGACGATTCCCAGAGCCTCGAGCGATTGCTCAGGAAGGCCGTGGCTACCGATTATCACCCTACCGTGGAATCGTTTCAACAAGTAGAGCGCAGAGAGCGGGCCGAGGCGGAGGTTCGAAATCGAATGGCGCAGTCCGGCGCGAGTCGGCTCGACATCCGGACGCTGTTCAAGAACCTCGAGTACGCCCAACGATACCTGCCGTTTCGCGAGACGATCAAGTATTACCTGGTCGCAGAGTATGCGCTCATTCGGCGGGCGCTGATGGTCTTGGGCCGGAAACTCGAACTGGAGCCTGACGAGGTCTTCTATCTGTTTCCGACGGAGCTCCCGGAATTGCTCAGCGATCTCAAGCGTGCGCGAGACACGATACAGGTCAGACGCAAGGAACGGGAGATCGCCCTGCTATTCGCAAGGCGCAAGTGGATGCCGAGGGTCATCTTCGAGAACTCGCTTGAAGAGATCGGCAGGCCACCAAGGCTTGATACCTCACAGGAATTTCAGGCTGTTCCTGTTTCTTCCGGCGAAGCGGTGGGGAGGGTCCGAATTATCGACCCCGATAGGCTCGACTCACTGAGCAACGGGAACGGCCTCCAAGCTCATGACGTCATTGTCGTTCCGGCGGTGAGTCTCGGCATGTTCCTCCACATCAGAGGGGTGGCCGGACTGGTGATGGAGACCGGCGGCATCCTCGCCCACGGCGCGTGCCTGGCCCGTGAGAGTGGAGTTCCTGCCGTGATATTAGAAAACGCCTCGTTGCTGCTCCCGGATAAGAGCCAGGTCAGGATAGATGGCAGCAGCGGGAAGGTCTCCCTGTTGAACTGTCCGATCTCCCCTGAGAGGCCGTAG